The Candidatus Omnitrophota bacterium DNA window TTTTATTTTTCCATTCTTCGCTATATTATTCCATCCCATGTGCGGAACTTTAAACGCAGAACTTTTGAATTTGAACTTTTTCGACTCCCCCTCAAAAACACACAACCCTTTGACGCCCGGTGCCTCTTCACTCTTCGTGAACAATAACTGTAAGCCGAGGCACAGACCGAGAAAAGGCTTCCCTTCAGCTATAGCTTCCCTGATCGGCGCGACAAGTTTAAGCTTTTTAAGTTCCTTCATCGCCGAGCCGAACGCGCCGACACCCGGGAAGACGACCTTATCGCACTTCTCTATATCTTTCGGATCCGAGGTAACTTTCGTCCGGCCGCCGGCAACCTGGAGCGCCTTTTCGACACTGCGCAGGTTACCCATCCTGTAGTCGATGATTGCTATCAATCTATAGTCCCTTTAGTCGACGGCACGCCCTTGCGTCGTGCGTCTATCTGAGTCGCTTCGTCTATCGCTATACCGAGAGCTTTAAATAGCGCCTCAAGCACGTGATGAGTGTCCTCTCCCGCGTAGACTTCGGCGTGGAGATTTATATTGGCGCTCTTGGCAAATGTGTCGAAAAAATCTTTACCTTCTTCGATGGTATACCCCTCGGAGGGAAACGTGTTCGAATACGGCGGCGTCTTCCACAGGAACGCGTATCTTCCGCCTATGTCGACCCTCACTTTGGCCGCCGCCTGATCCATCGGCACTTCTTTAGCGCCGTAGCGCCGGATACCCTTACAATCCCCGAGAGCTTCTTTGAACGCCTTGCCGAGACATATCGCGACGTCCTCATTGGTGTGGTGCGCGTCCACCTGCAGGTCGCCCTTCGCCCTGAGCGTGAGATCGAATAGCCCGTGGAACGCGAAGAGCGTAAGCATGTGATCCAGGAAGCCTATACCCGTCTTTATATCCGTCTTGCCGGAGCCGTCGATGACGAGCTTCCCGGATATATCCGTCTCGGTAGTTTTACGTTTAATGTTCGCGCCGCGTATCTTCTTTGCCATCATAAACTCCCATGTTAACAGTCAATAACTTCTACTCTCCGTTTATTCAAACCTTTCTGCAATTAACCGCGTACCTCATGCCTAACCGCGTAGGTTGGCCAGTTATTTTACTCAAATAACCTACGCGGTTATCCCGCTACAATCCTTTGTTAACTTCCTCCGCGCTGATAACCTCAGAGGCGCTGATAACATAGGCGCTGATAACCTCCGAGGTGGAACCAGTTTAAGTAATTCCTCCTCGGAGGTTGGCACCGGTCTCTCATCTATTCAAACCTTACCTTCACCGAATCCAGATGCTTTGTAAGCCTTTCGATCCCCGCCACCTTTTCAAGCGGCTCTCTTACCTTCTCAAGCGCTTTCTTTGTGTACGAAATAATGTGCGAGCTCTTATAAAAATCGGACACGCCCAGCCCTGAGAAGAACCTCGCGCTACCTCCGGTCGGAAGCACATGGCTGGGGCCCGCGACATAATCACCTACAGCGACCGGCGTGTAAGGGCCCAGGAATATAGCGCCTGCGTTCGTTATCTTTTTAGCAACCTTTTTCGGATTATTCGTCAGTATCTGCAGATGCTCGGCCGCGAGCATATTCGCGATATCGGCGGCCTCGTCCATATTTTTAACCAGAATAACGTACCCTTTTACATTCTCCCGTTTTAATGTCTGCGCGACACGTTTAGAATTCGTTATAAGTATCGACAATCCCATGAAATGCTCGCTCTGCGCCTCGAGGTCGGCGCGGATAAAATTGATGTTCGACTGGTGATTCGCGATTATCACAACCTCCGTCGGACCTGCCAGCATATCGATATCGCAGTATCCAAATACCTGTCTCTTCGCTTCGGTAACGTACGCGTTGCCCGGGCCGACTATCTTGTCTACCTTCGGCACCGACTTTGTGCCGAACGCCAGCGCCGCTATCGCCTGCGCGCCACCTATCTTATATATCTCGTCGACCTTCAAGAGATCCGCCACTACGAGAATGTGCGGATCGACCGACTTGTACTGGTTCGGCGGCGTCACGAGGATCGTCTTCTTTACTCCCGCCATCTTTGCTGGTATCACGGTCATGTAGACACTCGATACGAGAGGCACCGTGCCGCTCGGCACATACACCCCGACGCGTTCGAGCGGCATCACCTGCTCGCCCAGCAGAACGCCGTCGGCGTCTTTTATCTTCCATGATTTCTTAAGCTGTTTTTTGTAAAATTTCTGGACGTTCTCCAGAACGACCTTCAGAGTAGAAACAAACTCCGGCTTTATATCCTGATAAGCGCCGGACGTCTCGCAGGCTGATACCTTTAATTCTTTAGGTAAAAGCTTCACGTTGTCGAACTTTTTGGTGTATTTTATAACAGCTTCATCGCCCGAGACCTTCACGTTCTCGACTATCTTTCTCACGCTCTCCGTAACACGCTTATTGCGTCCGGAATTGCGATCGCAAAGTTTCTGGAACTGTTTACTACCAACCTTGACAAGTTTCATCCCGTAGACCTCCAATTAGCCGTAGAGGAAATTCACCCCCTACCGCCGGGTTATCATTTTAACCGCTTCGCGATAACCTCTGTTATAGCCTTCAAAGCGCCCGACAGTTTCTCCGGCGCCTTGCCGCCGCCCTGCGCGAATAATGGCTTTCCCCCGCCGGAACCGTCGATCATGGCGGCAAACTCTTTGGCCAGGTCACCCGCGCTTAAACTCTTTCCCGCGAGAGCCTCACCGACAGCTACTATGAATGACACCCTGGCAGAGTCTTTCGCGGCCAATATTATGACCGACGACGCCTCTTTCGATTTTATCCTGTCGCTTAAAGAACGCAGGCCCTCTATATTTATGCCGTCTATCGTTTCGGCTATTATTTTAATTTGGCCTACCGTCTTCGCGCCGGCCAAAAATGAATCGATCCTCGCGGCGTTCTCCTGCAAAACCGCGCCCATCCTCTTGCGGCCTTCATCTTTCTCTTTCTGCGCCTTAAGTTTTAATTCCTTAGCTTCTTCCTGTTTCGCGATCCACTCCACCGCCGCCGCGCCGGTAAGGGCCTCTATGCGCCGCACGCCCGAAGCTATCGAGCTCTCGCTCGTTATCCTGAATATGCCGATATCTTTTGTGTTATCGGCGTGCGTCCCGCCGCATAATTCTTTCGATACACCTTTTATCGTAACCACGCGCACCGTTTTCTCGTACTTCTCGCCGAATAGCGCCATGGCGCCCTCGCTACGCGCCTCTTCGAGCGACTCGATGGTCTTGCCGACCGGCACCGCGTCTTTGATGAAACCATTCACCATCTCCTCGACACGCGAGACCTCGCGCTCGTCCATCTTCTTCATATGTGTAAAATCGAACCTTAAATGTTCGCTGTCGACGAGCGAACCCGTCTGATGGACGTGCTCGCCGAGCACCTTTCTTAAGGCCGCCTGCAAAAGATGGGTAGCGGTATGGTTGGCGGCCACTTTCATGCGGATATCTTCGTCTATCGTAGCCTTAGCCGTTTCACCATTTACGAGCTTACCGCGCAACATGCGCCCGATGTGGACTATCGTAGCGCCTATCTTTTTGGCGTCCTCTACCTCCATCGCGCCCGACGGCGTCTCGATCCTGCCCCAGTCGCCGGCCTGCCCGCCCGACTCGCCGTAGAATGGCGTCCTGTCGAGTATCACCTCGCCGCCATCCAGAACAGCGACGACCTTCGCTTCGGCGTGCGAGTTCTCGTAGCCTAAAAATTCCGTCTTAAGGCCCAGCGCTTCCACCTTCTTGGCGAATGTTTCGGTAAATATCTCGCCTTTTATCTTGGTACCCGCGCGGGATTTTTGCCTCTGTTCTTCCAAAAATCCGTCGAACGCGGCCTTATCTATTTTTAGGCTGAACTTTTCCGCTATCTCTTCGAGCATCTCGTATGGCATGCCGTATGTATCATAAAAATCGAATGCCGCCGCGGCGAGGTCTTTGCCTGTCGTGCCAGTGCTATGCGCGCGCGAAAATACCTCCTCGACTTTGGGCAGTTGCGTATGAATGACCGTTATAAAATTTTCCTCTTCGCGCTTCACAACCTGCGCTATATCGTCCCGCTTCTCTTTCAAATCCGGATACGCCTCGCCCATCATATCCGTTATCACGCCGATGAGCTTATAAAGAAATACCTCTTTTATTCCGATCTCCCTGGCATGCGACATCGAGCGCCTGATAAGTTTCCTGACGACATAACCACGCTCCTCATTCGAGGGCATCACACCGTCGGCGACGCAGAAAGTAACAGCCCGGATATGATCGGCGATAGCACTGATCCTGCTTCGCGCGTCATTGCGAGGAGGCTGCGATCTCTTTTCGGCCGACGAAGTAATCCCTATTTTAGATTGCTTCGTCCCGCCTTCGGCGTGACTCGCAATGACTTCTGCGATCGGCACGAATATGTCTATCTCGAAATTGGTCTTTACCCCCTGCATCACCGAAGCGAGCCTCTCGAGCCCCATGCCCGTATCGATATTTTTATTCGGCAGAGGCTTCAACGCCCCGTCCTTCTGCCTGTCGAATTGTGTGAACACCATATTCCATACCTCGACGAACCTGCCGCAATCGC harbors:
- the hisH gene encoding imidazole glycerol phosphate synthase subunit HisH, with translation MIAIIDYRMGNLRSVEKALQVAGGRTKVTSDPKDIEKCDKVVFPGVGAFGSAMKELKKLKLVAPIREAIAEGKPFLGLCLGLQLLFTKSEEAPGVKGLCVFEGESKKFKFKSSAFKVPHMGWNNIAKNGKIKTKNPEILRGVADGAYMYFVHSYYVRPKDKSIILTTTDYGGDFVSGVCRDNVYAFQFHPEKSQALGLKILKNFVKL
- the hisB gene encoding imidazoleglycerol-phosphate dehydratase HisB, which produces MMAKKIRGANIKRKTTETDISGKLVIDGSGKTDIKTGIGFLDHMLTLFAFHGLFDLTLRAKGDLQVDAHHTNEDVAICLGKAFKEALGDCKGIRRYGAKEVPMDQAAAKVRVDIGGRYAFLWKTPPYSNTFPSEGYTIEEGKDFFDTFAKSANINLHAEVYAGEDTHHVLEALFKALGIAIDEATQIDARRKGVPSTKGTID
- the hisD gene encoding histidinol dehydrogenase; translation: MKLVKVGSKQFQKLCDRNSGRNKRVTESVRKIVENVKVSGDEAVIKYTKKFDNVKLLPKELKVSACETSGAYQDIKPEFVSTLKVVLENVQKFYKKQLKKSWKIKDADGVLLGEQVMPLERVGVYVPSGTVPLVSSVYMTVIPAKMAGVKKTILVTPPNQYKSVDPHILVVADLLKVDEIYKIGGAQAIAALAFGTKSVPKVDKIVGPGNAYVTEAKRQVFGYCDIDMLAGPTEVVIIANHQSNINFIRADLEAQSEHFMGLSILITNSKRVAQTLKRENVKGYVILVKNMDEAADIANMLAAEHLQILTNNPKKVAKKITNAGAIFLGPYTPVAVGDYVAGPSHVLPTGGSARFFSGLGVSDFYKSSHIISYTKKALEKVREPLEKVAGIERLTKHLDSVKVRFE
- the alaS gene encoding alanine--tRNA ligase — encoded protein: MRTDDIRQSFLEFFKSKGHTFVPSDSLVPKDDPTLLFTGAGMNQFKEKFLGRNITYKRATSSQKCLRTGDLDNVGRTSGHHTFFEMLGNFSFGDYFKKEAIQWAWEYFTKVLKIDSERLWASVYKDDEEAYEIWKNVIKLPENRIMKFGEKDNFWPSEAPTKGPNGPCGPCSEIFYDYGKNVGCGRPGCTPACDCGRFVEVWNMVFTQFDRQKDGALKPLPNKNIDTGMGLERLASVMQGVKTNFEIDIFVPIAEVIASHAEGGTKQSKIGITSSAEKRSQPPRNDARSRISAIADHIRAVTFCVADGVMPSNEERGYVVRKLIRRSMSHAREIGIKEVFLYKLIGVITDMMGEAYPDLKEKRDDIAQVVKREEENFITVIHTQLPKVEEVFSRAHSTGTTGKDLAAAAFDFYDTYGMPYEMLEEIAEKFSLKIDKAAFDGFLEEQRQKSRAGTKIKGEIFTETFAKKVEALGLKTEFLGYENSHAEAKVVAVLDGGEVILDRTPFYGESGGQAGDWGRIETPSGAMEVEDAKKIGATIVHIGRMLRGKLVNGETAKATIDEDIRMKVAANHTATHLLQAALRKVLGEHVHQTGSLVDSEHLRFDFTHMKKMDEREVSRVEEMVNGFIKDAVPVGKTIESLEEARSEGAMALFGEKYEKTVRVVTIKGVSKELCGGTHADNTKDIGIFRITSESSIASGVRRIEALTGAAAVEWIAKQEEAKELKLKAQKEKDEGRKRMGAVLQENAARIDSFLAGAKTVGQIKIIAETIDGINIEGLRSLSDRIKSKEASSVIILAAKDSARVSFIVAVGEALAGKSLSAGDLAKEFAAMIDGSGGGKPLFAQGGGKAPEKLSGALKAITEVIAKRLK